Proteins from one Flavobacterium sp. N2038 genomic window:
- the pepE gene encoding dipeptidase PepE yields the protein MKSIIIASTSTLHEGSYLEYLLPTLQSHFKNCKNLLFIPYARPGGISHDDYTQKASEAFASINISVKGIHEFEDPESAIKNAEGIFTGGGNTFLLVTQLYKNKIMQLLAETAKNGTPYLGTSAGSNICGLSMQTTNDMPIIYPPSFQTLGLIPFNLNPHYLDPDLQSKHMGETRETRIKEFHSFNSIPVLGLREGSWLEVKGEKITLKGNLTARLFKQNETPIELDTESDLSNLK from the coding sequence CATTATTATTGCCAGCACTTCTACACTTCACGAAGGCAGCTATTTAGAGTATTTATTACCTACATTACAATCTCATTTTAAAAATTGCAAAAATCTTTTATTTATACCTTATGCACGTCCAGGCGGTATTTCGCATGACGATTACACTCAAAAAGCCTCAGAAGCTTTTGCCTCTATCAATATTTCTGTAAAAGGAATTCACGAATTTGAAGATCCTGAAAGCGCCATCAAAAACGCTGAAGGTATATTTACAGGCGGCGGTAATACTTTTTTACTGGTTACACAATTGTATAAAAATAAAATCATGCAGCTTCTTGCCGAAACAGCAAAAAATGGCACTCCATATTTAGGAACCAGTGCAGGAAGCAATATTTGTGGTTTATCTATGCAAACTACCAATGATATGCCCATAATTTACCCTCCAAGCTTTCAAACTTTAGGATTAATTCCCTTTAACCTAAATCCACATTACCTAGATCCGGATTTACAATCTAAACATATGGGAGAAACACGAGAAACAAGAATTAAAGAATTCCATTCTTTTAATTCAATTCCGGTTTTAGGTTTAAGAGAAGGAAGCTGGCTGGAAGTTAAAGGAGAAAAAATCACTTTAAAAGGAAACCTGACGGCGCGTTTATTCAAACAAAATGAAACTCCGATTGAATTAGACACTGAAAGCGACCTGAGCAATTTAAAATAA